gtttgttttgtgtattttgacgtttcataaacaactggcttgtCTCTGGAGTATTTaaacaggtgtctacattcgaataagttgtaaaatatggagaacgcataaatttctggttccattccgttgtccatccggaaactggttgttcgtgatgtgaataacggtcaaacgcaccgggaagtggccaagcactacgaaatcagcaagacagtgatataaaaaatcatgaagaatatgaaaacgttcggatcgtagatggatcgcccaggaagaggactgaagcccaagacagatgccagaacggacaagaaaatcatgcttgaagtgaagaaaaacgcaataataacgatccggcagatacaggaagagctccaattttcggtattgcgttgtactgtccgtcgccgcatccatgcaaaggagtactatcagatcgcagtgagaaggcctttcatcagccaggtgaacaaggcCAAGCGGCTCAAGTTCGTCAAGGAACACGCCGATAAACGGCTCAAGTACTGGACaacattgttgtgggccgacgaatccaaattcgagctattcaaccggaagaatcgggatcatatgtggcgcaagtcgggtgaggagctccaagaccgCCATATCTAAGGagcagtcaagcacggaggaggtaacgtgatggtgtgggggtgcttttcttggggtggggtgagcaatttggtaaaaattgacggaatcatgacagctgagtcatatttcaatatcctgcgggaaaacctcgaggtatccctcatcaaggcAGGCCTCGAAgggcgcttcgttttacagcaaaataacgatccgaagcatacggccaatctgatgaagttgttttcccgttcctgccgcatcaaacctcttgaatggcccccacaaagtcctgatctgaaccccatcgaaaatctgtgggccatcctcgatgctctgattgataagactggtgtgacaaataaaaatacttattttgatgccctgAAGCATGCGTGCGAAGAACTTGACCCACAACaaactgcgtggtaagattttgaagacgattaaaggaattccaatctgtcggaccgtgatttgtccagaaaattcggtgctgcTCATAGTACCGTGAGGAGAATTCAACTCCGAGAAGGAATTccagccaaatcggaccattAAACAGGATAGtgtggccaaaatccgtgctcggAAGCTATACGACCAGATGATGATCAAGTTCGACGGGtttcttctgatggacgatgaaacctatgtcaaggctgacttcgggcaaagcccaggtcaaaaattttatttggcaacGACTCGGAGGATTGTACCagtcaaattttaataataagtttttgtttcaaataagaatatgacgtcggaactataccaaaaagagtgtctccaaaaaCTAATTTTGCCATCCCACGACCATtccgtaatgttttggccagatttggtaagctgtcattacagcaaagtcgttcaagaatgATATGCTGAGAAAGGGGTCCAGGGTTATTTCCGAGTTGAGAACTATTTAACATACAAGTTTCAATGAATGATTGGTGAAATAACAATGCATACAGGCGAGATTTTTGGCACTTAAGGATCATATCCGATACATGAATAAAGACGAACTCGAAATTTTTGTGACAtagaaaatgtcatgccaattttcttatgatGTTGAGAATCAAACCAACATTTTAGGGTAtataatatatttatttcaaaaatcaaaagaaaagttaatcgatggagccttaaatgtaaaattaaacgcattttcgcttgatgctcttcatcaaagtctttacagtgtcatccggtaccagtttctctgTTTTTCCCCATTTTCTTTACATATCCTTCTCgcctttgactgtcttcttgctcttccgaacttctcgcttcattattgcccagtagtACTCCACCAGGCGCAGCTCCGGACGGTTTGGCGGggtcatgtcctttggaacaaaatgaacagaattagcctcataccactccaggacacttttagaatagtggcatgattccaaatctggccaaaatagcggagctttgtCTTTCTGCTGCAAGAACCGGttaaaggcgcttctcgaggcactcagatttgaagATCTCGTCATTTACTGTACCCTTTGTCACCTTGTACACCTCAGTCCgtaagagcagatggcctgccaaacgagatatttaaaggcgaacttcgacattttcttcttcttaaatttgtcgtccacatcgaacttgctcttgccggtgaaaaatttcaaccacggaatttgcttaaaatcggctgttatatacgttttgtcgtccatcacacagcagctaTATTTTGTAAGCATCTTCTCGTGGAGCTGCCGTACCCGAgttttgggaagttctgtaccttgggACGTAGCTCTGcaacatgccgatctttttagcgaAATCActgcttgagacgttgggattttcTTTGATCATCCGCTTCGCCTTTCCCTCCGTATTATTGTTTGCCggttcttccagctcctttgccgtggtccaacatCAACCGCTCCTGGGACCGCTTCAACACTTCACTGTTCCttctggagttcctcaagggagTCATTTGGGTCCACCACTGTTCAACTTGTTTATGAACGATCCTTGTGATATAATTGATTCTGAATTAGTGTTCTACGCTGACGATCTAAAAATGTACCGCTCAATATCATAATATTTAGACTGTTTGTTACTGCAGCAGGATCTCGATAAATTTATGTGCTGGTGCCAAATGAATGCGATGGAAGTTAATCTGAAAAAAAGTAAGCTTATAACGTTCACTAGAAGCAGAGTTGAAATCGCACATCCTTACACAGCTGATAACACAGTACTTGAGAAAGTTGAATCCATTCGTGATTTGGGTGTGATTGTGGATAAGTCTCTAAATTTCAAGGAACATCTTGCTGTAACCAAGGCTAAAACAGTGCTGGGATTTCTGGTCAGAAACACTAAAGATTTCACCGATATTACCACTCTGAAGGCATTGTACTGCTCGCTCGTCCGCTGTAGTTTGAAGTACAACATTCAAGTCTGGGCACCAAACTCAATCGGCGGTATGAAAGTTCTCGAAAAAGTCCAGAAGCGGTTTTTGAGGTACGCACTCCCTAATCTACCCTGGAATGAACCTCAGAGACTTCCACCTTAGCATGACCGATGTGGGATCCTGAACATCGAACCGATCGGCTCACGTGCTGTGCTTCTTCGTCGCCTGTTTATATTCGACATAATATCCGGAAATATAGACAGTGCTAACCTCGTCGAAATGATACCGTATCATGTCCCATCTCGCTCTCTACGGAATTTTGAGCCTCTAAGAACAATTAATTATGGAAGAAACGAATTTTACAACCCATTTGACATATCATGTAAAttgtttaataaagtttttgtttgtttcgattataataTAAGTAAAGATAGTTTTAAGCAAAGATTAAGAAATCAGTCTGAATGATATTAAGttgtcgaagaccgtgaacaataaataaataaaaaaaattaacactcaatggagacggttgaatggtgaatgtttaacatttttcccaactgcagGTGCGACAggtccaggtgtttggaaagaatttgttctctcgactcgtgtttgttcacctccattttcgttgaatcgaaaaacacgacttcgagctTGACAGCatatgtaaacaatacacatcaatgagaaagtgtgcaaaatttggttgatttttacccaacaCGCTCGaatttttataaccatttatgtttcttaaataaccattttttgatatttacttaAGAaccgccaatatggttatttttcaataatttttcctggaaggattttaaccattttggtagttttcgagtataaaccagaaaatggttgagtAATTTGCTGTTCTCtgtatcgccattttgaaagcgaTTTACATTGCAGCTGGACGCCcttaaagcaaattttttctCCGCAGAAGTGTATCCTATTTTCCAATAAATCGGTTCTAGGAATCGTAGAAACATCGATTTAATGATGGGGAAAGGTAAGTGATTTAAATATCATTCAAGTGATTCGAATTATTCAAgtggttatttcaattttcatcataaacaaaaaaatttcagggtACCGATTGGATGACGCCGGTTCAATTCCGTTTGAACCaccaacaaaattgacaaggacGAGGACTCATTCACCGGTCCAACGCTACAAAAAGAAATGGTTTCAAAGAAGTTCAAAAGGGATCGTTTTTCTCACCATCCGGCAGAATCTGGAACGGGCCGGAATGTTCGAAAAACATCTCCCACCGGGCGTGGATGAATGGATCCCCCTCTCGTTAACGGATTGCAAATTATTAATTATGGCATTGGCCATCCGCAGCGCTCGTTGGAACTTCTCTACCGGGTGATTTGGCTGCTTTTAGTAACCAAACAAAACATTATATTGCAAACAATTTTAGTGCAAACAAAACATTATAATAAGCTATAATTTATAAGTGTAACGTAAAAGAAATGGAATAAATATTCTGACAAATCTTTTTCCCAAATTCTTTCAACAATATCAATTAATTTTACAAATCACGCAAAACTGCACTTACGattaaaaaacaaccattttctaATTGCTATGGTATCTTTCttacggttaaaaaataaccatatttcaacttctccccgaaaagtcattttatgagttctcatggaaaactcataaaatggcatttcctgggaaaaggtcaaaaatggttatttttgaatcgtaaatggtttaataatttctagcgtgaatggtaaaaaagttatgccctgttgaatgtgtcacaataatttcgtgttcgcccttaataaaatctaaaaatcattcaaaatgtaTTAAAGAAATACAAAACACGAAAGCTTaggtgtgtgtttttttttaaatagcccTTACTCCCGTCTGGCTTTGAGGTCCCTATAATATAATAGGTATATTATTATGTGCTATAAGTCTTTCACCACCTGCTCCCCTCTGAATActtgggaaaaaataaataaaaaacataaaataagaaaaattaaattaatttcactCACCCGAAATTTGTTTCCGTTCCGTTGTCGTCACTGCTCTCCACTGTCAATGTTCTCAAGATTTCTTTAACCCATGAATGGTTCTCTCTATTTCGTGAGACGCGTCTTCTAATGTGATTGAAATATACTAGAGACAATCTCTAGGTTGAAGTGTTACACAGAATTGGCTTTGACGTCATACCATGAATTGAAGCCCAATTGTACAATAATTTCTACCACACTATTTGTCACTTTTCTCAGTTACAAAACCTGCATTTTCTTctataatattgatttttcaccaCTTCTAACACCAAGTACTTTAAATAAAACGTTTGTTACACAATGAGTGAGTTGCAATTTGATAGTATTTCTATCTTATCAACCGCATAAACATTCGACTTAGGCTTGACTGTATCAATTACTTTTCTTTTACGAGCTAATTGTTCGATAACGTTTTCAGGGCCTTTGGATTCATACCGTTTATAAAATTCTAACCCACCTGAATCTTTTATCAATATAGTATAtcatatattttaacaaaattatcttCTCCGCAACTAGCTAGTTGTAACTGGTCGTCAGTTCTTGGTCTGAAAGCTAGTCGTTTCACTGTCAAATGATGTCCAAATCTGGAAAAAAAGATGAGAAATGTTAGTATTGTAAAAATTTGGAATACGAAAAATAGCTTGATAACATACGATCGGTCCAGCGTCGTCAAAGGCTTCCAATCTTGTTGCACCGAATACAGATGTATAACTCCCGTCTCCAAACCAATGGCCAAAAGCCACCGGTCTTGCTCAATTGTTCGATGCGCAAACGCCAAAGATGTAATAGATTCACCCTTCAGTTCCAGAACGGATTTCGAACCATATGAAACAGCCTCACTTTCGGGATGTTTTTGCTGTTCCCAAAGAACCACCTTCCCGTCTCGGGAACCGGtaacaaaattgatagaatCCGGTGCCCAACTACAACACCAAATGATTCGTGCATGGACACCATTCTTTTTATCGGTGTGAAGTACCAGCTTGAAATCACATCCCTCGTCGTTTGGTTGGatgttttcaaaaactgaaaGTGTGCGATCCCTAGATACGGCCAAAAGTTTAGTATTGTCTGGGGAAAACGCCAACTGGGTCACCGTTAGTTGATGCGCGGTCAATTTTTGTGCGATTTTCCACGTCGTTGTGTTcctaaaataaaaaggaaattctgaatttctgatactttttccTAAATCACACTGCTCATACCATATTAAAATCTTTGCATGCTCGACAGAGGTGGCTCGGCTAGCAGATGCAACCCAGCGGCCATCGGAGGTGACCGCTAGCGAGTAGATTTCGTAACCGTGACCGTACAGTTTTTGCATTTCGGGCCACAGAGTGTTTTGCATTAGTGTTTCCTCGGTCGGTGGCGACTGAAGGCTGGATGGGGTAAAGTAATGTTCCGGATACATGTCCTTCACGTGTTTAGCATCCGGTTCCGGTTCCACATCCGAGCTGTAAACGGCCTTGTTGGAAAGACCCAACGACGGTACCGACGCTCCTTTCGGGGTTGCTGtgtgaaaaagaaaacaacaagattaagaaaaaatgctactaaaactttataagtattttttaagtaatttaaaaaatattaaaaaagagaaCAATctacaaataaataataaaaagtgttaaaattggctaaaatataaatattttgagaGCTATACCTAAATCCATGAAAATAATACAAACTAAGAAAACCAAATCCGACAAAATAGTGaccaaaatatttaatatttgttcactaaatatgccaaaaatacaaaaacaaaaatgcaatTATCAAAGTAACATTacaaaataccatttttttttaaacattaaaaaattattttaaaatataacaaatgaaTCAACATAAACAATTTATAGGAAAACtaagaactaatttttttttcaaaatttaccaagatttaaaaaaaaatacttatatgaaaaaaaaaacgaaattaaaactAGGAACAAAAATGTTCACTCACTTTTCAGAATGTCGCTGCCCTCGGGATCGTCATTGACCCCACACAGTTGCCGGAAGTTTTCCACAAAATTGCCGGGTGCCTGGAAAACGCGCACAATTTTCTCCTCAGCCGCACTAGCCAGTCGATAGCGAGATAACAGACAGAGGCATTGCATATCGTAGCCATGCACCTGGGGCCGTGCTATTTCGTGCCACGTTGACGTGGGTTTCCAGCAACCGTGTATTCGTGTAGTTTGATCAGCCGATAGGGACACGAGAAATTCTCCCCGCGGTTCCCAGACTAGATCTCGTGCTGCTTCGAAATGTCCACCGATTATTGTGCCCGGTTTCCATTGGCTGGGGTTTTCTGGGTCTTGATGCCACAGGTGCAGACTTCCTTGGAAACCATGTCCTAGAAAAACACGATAATCATTAAGAAATTAGctagttttcaaaattggtttAAGAAAACAAACCGATAATAGAACGGCCATCCGGGGAGAATTTCCCGCCATAAAATCCTAAGGTACCTCCACCGACTTCTCCAACACGGACACTTTCGAACCAAATACCCGATTCGGAGGGTGTCCAAATGGTTAAAGTTTTATCAATCGAGCTGGACAAGAGGTTCAAACTACCCTTTGTGGTAGAACTTCGATTGAAATCCACTCCATAAACCCATCCTTCGTGACCCTGCAGTACCGATTCCAGTGCCACAGCATAGTGGAAGCTTTGTGACCCATCGCTAATCGTGAAAGTGCGCTCTTCCAGCACGATGCTCTCATCTGCAGACAGTAGTTCAAAATCCTTTTGAGCAACCAATTCCTTACGGTAGCTAATTCTCCACAGTCGAATAAAACTGTCCTGGGATGAGCTTGCCAAAATCAAATCTCCACTACCAGGTTCTTCGATGACATCTAAACCACGAACCCAGTCGGAATGGCCCTGGAGACTTTCGACTTGTACGAATTTCGATTCAACGGAACCAGTCCATAGAGTGATGGAATCATTATCATTGGCGATGGCCAACAGCAAGCTACTCGATCCAGGAAGTTTGGAAAACTTCAGGGCAAAACAGTATCCCGTGTTAAGGTCCATTGTTTGAAGGCAACTGAACGTGTCATCCTGCAAAGTCCACAACTTAACCGTACAATCGGCGGAAGTGCTAGCGACAATCAGTTTATCTTCCAAATAATACCCATCCACGTGGGTAACACCTTTCTTGTGACCTTCCAGGACATATTGTAATCCGTTTGACTCACTTCTCGAGTCCCACAGTATACATGTTCCATCATCGGAACCAGAAATCAAATCAACGGTGGTCCCCGAAGGAACATTCCGTATTTTCTTAACGGTGTTGATTCGCGCCTTGTGTCCCAACAGGTTGCGAATTATTTTTGCCGATCCTtcgaactaaaataaaaaatgaataaaattactACCGTTTCGAGAATTTGAGcgtgaatttcaaaatcttgccTTGGGATCGTAAACGGCAATCGAATGGGAGGCACCGTAGTAAATCAGCCCATCGTCGCCCCAGTCCAGCGCTCCAGGTGTACGGTTGCAGGCGACGGAGGTGTAGCAATTTTTAACAATCATATTGCCGAAACTGGTAACTGGAAACCTAAATTAACAACACTTGTTAAAAGAATTATTACCTACTGcagaaaatcgttttaaaatagtGATTAATTCGTATGTACACGGCAGCATACGATGCGTGCACGTTTGCGAGCGGCGGggctttgttattgttttgaaaatttgacaatcgcgtgcaattgaaaacaaacaaaaaacacgcTGAGAGAAAATTATgaagttttgattgattttaaacCATTGTTAAAATACACTGGTACAAACTGAAAGTTTTTTATAGGTCCTACGCCGTTTGgcctaaagtcatttggcataaagccgtttggcataacgccgtttggcataaaagtcgtttggcataaagtcatttggcatactggtcatttggcataatggccgtttggcataatggtcatttggcataatgaccatttggcataatggccgtttggcataaaaatataaaaactcatAAGGTTACATGAAATGttgctaaaaattaaaatacatttgtttttttttcaatttaccgagTTTCTAGGTTTATTCAAGTCCCTAGTAagtctaggtttacccaaagctagcgACActcccctagcccggtccgcaacgcgaagcgtaaggaccatacatcattttagttcgaacgcgaagcgtgaggaggcttcctcgaaattttgatccattATTTTAGGATGGCCCCATCTTCATGCCCAaagtaaatacaatattttatgccaaatgaccgttatgccaaacggccgttatgccaaacggccattatgccaaatgaccattatgccaaacgactattatgccaaacggctttatgccaaacgacttttatgccaaacggctttatgccaaatgactttatgccaaatgactttatgccaatcggtatacaatcttttttataataattttgaaccgcttatttgaattttaaatcatatgataaacaataatgaaaataaCTATTGAAAGACCTaccaaacgaaaaaacaaacaaaacaaaaaaaaatgacaaaaatgacaaaaatgacaaaaattgacaaaaatgacaaaaatgacaaaaatgacaaaaatgacaaaaatgacaaaaatgacaaaaatgacaaaaatgacaaaaatgacaaaaatgacaaaaatgacaaaaatgacaaaaatgacaaaaatgacaaaaatgacaaaaatgacaaaaatgacaaaaatgacaaaaatgacaaaaatgacaaaaatgacaaaaatgacaaaaatgacaaaaatgacaaaaatgacaaaaatgacaaaaatgacaaaaatgacaaaaatgacaaaaatgacaaaaatgacaaaaatgacaaaaatgacaaaaatgacaaaaatgacaaaaatgacaaaaatgacaaaaatgacaaaaatgacaaaaatgacaaaaatgacaaaaatgacaaaaatgacaaaaatgacaaaaatgacaaaaatgacaaaaatgacaaaaatgacaaaaatgacaaaaatgacaaaaatgacaaaaatgacaaaaatgacaaaaatgacaaaaatgacaaaaattacaaaaatgacaaaaatgacaaaaattacaaaaatgacagaaatgacaaaaatgacaaaaatgacaaaaatgacaaaaatgacaaaaatgacaaaaatgacaaaaatgacaaaaatgacaaaaatgacaaaaatgacaaaaatgacaaaaatgacaaaaatgacaaaaatgacaaaaatgacaaaaatgacaaaaatgacaaaaatgacaaaaatgacaaaaatgacaaaaatgacaaaaatgacaaaaatgacaaaaatgacaaaaatgacaaaaatgacaaaaatgacaaaaataacaaaaataacaaaaatgacaaaaatgacaaaaatgacaaaaatgacaaaaatgacaaaaatgaaaaaaatgacaaaaatgacaaaaatgacaaaaatgacaaaaatgacaaaaatgacaaaaatgacaaaaatgacaaaaatgacaaaaatgacaaaaatgacaaaaatgacaaaaatgacaaaaatgacaaaaatgacaaaaatgacaaaaatgacaaaaatgacaaaaatgacaaaaatgacaaaaatgacaaaaatgacaaaaatgacaaaaatgacaaaaatgacaaaaatgacaaaaatgacaaaaatgacaaaaatgacaaaaatgacaaaaatgacaaaaatgacaaaaatgacaaaaatgacaaaaatgacaaaaatgacaaaaatgacaaaaatgacaaaaatgacaaaaaatgacaaaaatgacaaaaatgacaaaaatgacaaaaatgacaaaaatgacaaaaatgacgaaaatgacaaaaatgacaaaaatgacaaaaatgacaaaaatgacaaaaatgacaaaaatgacaaaaatgacaaaaatgacaaaaatgacaaaaatgacaaaaatgacaaaaatgacaaaaatgacaaaaatgacaaaaatgacaaaaatgacaaaaatgacaaaaatgacaaaaatgacaaaaatgacaaaaatgacaaaaatgacaaaaatgacaaaaatgacaaaaatgacaaaaatgacaaaaatgacaaaaatgacaaaaatgacaaaaatgacaaaaatgacaaaaatgacaaaaatgacaaaaatgacaaaaatgacaaaaatgacaaaaatgacaaaaaatgacaaaaaatgacaaaaatgacaaaaatgacaaaaatgacaaaaatgacaaaaatgacaaaaatgacaaaaatgacaaaaatgacaaaaatgacaaaaatgacaaaaatgacaaaaatgacaaaaatgacaaaaatgacaaaaatgacaaaaatgacaaaaacgacaaaaatgacaaaaatgacaaaaatgacaaaaatgataaaaatgacaaaaatgccaaaaatgaaaaaaatgacaaaaatgacaaaaatgacaaaaatgacaaaaatgacaaaaatgacaaaaatgacaaaaatgacaaaaatgacaaaaatgacaaaaatgacaaaaatgacaaaaatgacaaaaatgacaaaaatgacaaaaatgacaaaaatgacaaaaatgacaaaaatgacaaaaatgacaaaaatgacaaaaatgacaaaaatgacaaaaatgacaaaaatgacaaaaatgacaaaaatgacaaaaatgacaaaaatgacaaaaatgacaaaaatgacaaaaatgacaaaaatgacaaaaatgacaaaaatgacaaaaatgacaaaaatgacaaaaatgacaaaaatgacaaaaatgacaaaaatgacaaaaatgacaaaaatgacaaaaatgacaaaaatgacaaaaatgacaaaaatgacaaaaatgacaaaaatgacaaaaatgacaaaaatgacaaaaatgacaaaaatgacaaaaatgacaaaaatgacaaaaatgacaaaaatgacaaaaatgacaaaaatgacaaaaatgacaaaaatgacaaaaatgacaaa
This sequence is a window from Uranotaenia lowii strain MFRU-FL chromosome 3, ASM2978415v1, whole genome shotgun sequence. Protein-coding genes within it:
- the LOC129753074 gene encoding elongator complex protein 2 codes for the protein MIVKNCYTSVACNRTPGALDWGDDGLIYYGASHSIAVYDPKFEGSAKIIRNLLGHKARINTVKKIRNVPSGTTVDLISGSDDGTCILWDSRSESNGLQYVLEGHKKGVTHVDGYYLEDKLIVASTSADCTVKLWTLQDDTFSCLQTMDLNTGYCFALKFSKLPGSSSLLLAIANDNDSITLWTGSVESKFVQVESLQGHSDWVRGLDVIEEPGSGDLILASSSQDSFIRLWRISYRKELVAQKDFELLSADESIVLEERTFTISDGSQSFHYAVALESVLQGHEGWVYGVDFNRSSTTKGSLNLLSSSIDKTLTIWTPSESGIWFESVRVGEVGGGTLGFYGGKFSPDGRSIIGHGFQGSLHLWHQDPENPSQWKPGTIIGGHFEAARDLVWEPRGEFLVSLSADQTTRIHGCWKPTSTWHEIARPQVHGYDMQCLCLLSRYRLASAAEEKIVRVFQAPGNFVENFRQLCGVNDDPEGSDILKTTPKGASVPSLGLSNKAVYSSDVEPEPDAKHVKDMYPEHYFTPSSLQSPPTEETLMQNTLWPEMQKLYGHGYEIYSLAVTSDGRWVASASRATSVEHAKILIWNTTTWKIAQKLTAHQLTVTQLAFSPDNTKLLAVSRDRTLSVFENIQPNDEGCDFKLVLHTDKKNGVHARIIWCCSWAPDSINFVTGSRDGKVVLWEQQKHPESEAVSYGSKSVLELKGESITSLAFAHRTIEQDRWLLAIGLETGVIHLYSVQQDWKPLTTLDRSFGHHLTVKRLAFRPRTDDQLQLASCGEDNFVKIYDILY